In Leclercia sp. LSNIH1, the genomic stretch TTTATTCAGAATCTCTTTTTCGCGGTGGGTCAGCAAAGCGGACTCTGAACTGTTATAGCGATAATTTCCGGAGTGCGTTATGAGGTAGCTGGCAAGTTTCTGTGAAAAGTAACATTCACCACGCAGAACCCCCTGCAAGCCTTCAACCACGCGGGTTTCATCCTCATTGACGTAAAAGACGCCATTGATATGTGGCCAACTTTCAATATCCCTGAAGGGGTATTCTTCGGGCGTATTTAACAACAACACACGGATATTGTTGTTTTTCCTGCTTAAAATATCTTGCCAGTATTGGATAAGTTTTTTATCCGCTTCCATCATATCGAAAAGAATAATGCTGCCAGGCGCAATGTCATCGAAAGAGCGTTGAATGCTATGCAATTTTCCGCTCAACGTTAAACTATGCTTTAAATGCTGTAGTAAAGCTGTCGCTTGTAAAGAAGGTTTGGTCACTAACAATAAACTCTGACCATGCAAGCTATGGACTTCATTAAACATGATGAAACCCCTTTTTATGAAACACCTGGCAGTTGCCCCCAATATATTATTGGGGGCACCAGAAGTACTGACAGATGTTGCACTGCTGTGTGTAGAAGAAAGACCATATCCCTTAGAGAGAAGGGAAAATTAATTCGCAATGCCGAACTTCTGTTTTCAATCTAGCTTTAACGTTTTTTAAAGCAAGTGTTAAACTTGTAACAGGATGTAAAAATCAATATTACTTTGTAAAAAATGAGTTCATGAATTGATTAGAAATCATCAAAAAGTTGTACATTAAGATATTGGTGCACACATTTTAAAAGTCATACAAATTGGATTAAGTTATTGATTTTTATAGGTCATATAAATTTTAGGCTATTAGCGATAAGGTATGAGCCAGGGCAAAACGCTAAGCCTATTTTTACAATGTGTAAACGCCTTAAGAAATCACGGACTTTGTCACGCAATCATGGATATATTCCGTTTTCTCTCTTCTTGACCAGCGAAACGGCAAATCCACGCATTTGTGGTTTTCCATTTCTGCAAAGTGAAAATGGTCCTTGCTGACCCTCTGTAAAATCGTTGTATCGCCACGGTATTTAATTTTAATTAATACTTTGGGGTGAACGAAAGAATAAAAATACAACTGGCGGGTGAGATATTAAAATTGTTTCGGCAGACATACTCTTCATCGTAACGCCGGGTTAACAAAATATTTGCTCTTGTTAACGCAGTTATTATACCACCAGGTCCAGGGTGATAACATGAAGAACAAGTTGTTATTGATGTTGACATTACTGGGTGCACCTGGATTTGTTTTCGCAGCGACTGATTTAGCTTCGGCAGAATACAATTTCGCGGTTAATGAGCTGAGTAAATCCTCATATAACCAGGCTGCAATCATTGGACAAGCTGGCGTAAATAATAACGCTAACGTTCAACAACACGGCCAGAAATTGTTGTCTGTCGTTTCTCAGGAGGGCGGAAATAATCGGGCGAACATTGATCAATCAGGGAGTTATAACCTTGCCTATATTGATCAAAAAGGGAACTCGAACAATGCGAGTATTAATCAAGGTGCATATGGTAATACCGCAGTGATTATTCAGAAAGGTTCTGGTAATAAAGCGAATATTACGCAGTACGGTACGCAAAAAACGGCAGTTGTAGTACAGAGACAGTCGCAAATGGCAATTCGCGTAATCCAACGCTAGCTATTGAGCGATAATTAATCAATCCGATGGGGGCTTTACAATGAAACTTTTAAAAGTGGCAGTAATTGCAGCAATCGTGGTTTCTGGCAGTGCTATGGCTGGTTCTGTTCCACAGTGGGGTAATAACCATGGTGGTAATGGAAATAACAACGTCAGCCCAGAATCGCTGACCGTTTATCAATATGGTGGCCGTAACAATGTGGACGCTTTGCAAAGCGATGCCCGTGGCTCTGAAATCACCGTTCGTCAGAATGGCTTCGGTAACGATGCCGATCTGTCTCAGGGTGCTGACAGCAGCGAAATCAGCCTGACCCAGCGTGGCCAGGGTAACGACGCAACCATCAGCCAGTGGAGTGGCCGTAACCTCTCTGCAACTGTAAGCCAGTCTGGTGGTCGTAACGAAGTCGATCTTCGTCAAACTATGAACGGCGCGTCTGCTAACATCACTCAGGTTGGCTTCGGCAACACCGTGACTGCTGGTCAGCACTAATACTGCCGCTGTACGTCGAAAAAACAGGGCTGAGGCCCTGTTTTTTTTTGGGGAGAAGATGATGAATACACTTTTATTACTTGCCGCGCTGACCAGTCAGATTACCTTTCAAACCACCACCGAAGGTGAGAACGTGACCATTATTCCTCAGGTGACCGTCACAGAACCGTGTTTATGCCAGGTGCAAATCCTCACCTCGCGCAGTGGCCCAGGCGGTCAGAGCACCTCGCGTCAACAAAACACCGTCTCATTACCGGCAAATAAAACGGTCAACCTTTCCCGTATGACCCTGAACTCCGGACCCAATGACAAGATAAACGTCATTGTGACGGTCTCGGATGGTAAGTCGTTGCATCTGTCGCAACAATGGCCTCCGTCGAAAGCCTGATGTTCAAAACATTCATGAAATCAATATATTGATTAAAGTAGCGCGGATGTTATTCCATTGTTATTCTCATGTTGCTGGTGTCGCCGATGCCAGTCGACAGCCCTCCATGAGGGGCGTTGTTTAAGCGTCAGGGACGATATCAATGAGGATTACAATGATGGTTTCGTCCCATATCACCCTGGCCGCAGCCTTTGTTGCTGCGGTTACGCTTACGCCAGTCTGCACGGCCAATGTTATCCATTTTATCGGCCGGATTGTCGAAGAGCCTTGTAACATCACCCCTGATGCGCGCGCCTTAACCGTCTCCTGTCCGCAAAATAATAGAATGTCTGTTCAACAGGTCAGCTATAAAGAGGCGCTTGACGGCAGGGTGAATGCCGCAGATCTCGCCACTGTCAGCATGAAGTACATCAATCCGGAAAAATCGCTCGCCATCGTGCAGGTTGATTACCGCTGAGGCAGGGCCGTTTTCTGTCAACCGGACTTCCACAACCCAACCTCTGCGATACACTTAAGAAAAAACGGTATGCAGAGGTTGATTATGTACTCCCGAATTGAAGTCTTTCATGGTGATATCACCACGCTGCATGTGGATGTGGTCGTTAACGCAGCCAATCCTTCATTAATGGGCGGTGGTGGCGTGGACGGGGCTATTCATCGGGCGGCAGGACCCGCCCTGCTGGAGGCGTGTAAGCTGGTTCGCCAGCAGCAGGGCGAGTGCGCCCCGGGGCAGGCGGTGATTACGCTTGCCGGAAACCTGCCCGCCAAAGCGGTGATCCACACCGTTGGCCCCGTCTGGCATGGGGGCGAACATCATGAAGCACGGCTCCTGGAAGAGGCCTACCGCAACAGCCTGAACCTGGCGGCGGCCAACGGTTATCAGACTCTCGCCTTCCCGGCAATCAGTACTGGCGTTTATGGCTATCCCCGCGCGGCGGCGGCTGAAATCGCCGTTAACACGGTTTCGGATTATCTCACCCTCAAGCCTCTGCCGGAGCGGGTATACTTTGTCTGCTATGATGAAGAAAATGCCCGACTATACAAGCGACTGCTTACCCAACGAGGACAGGAAACCGACGCATAACACGCGACTGGGACGCGCGATTGCACCGGTCAGCTCTTCACATCCTGGCCTTTGTGGGCTTCTCCCTCTTGATAACAGTCTTGACGCCTTCGCCTGCCGCTTCCGGCTGGCGGAGATGGCGGAAAAGACGCTGGATGTGCAGTACTACATCTGGGAAGACGACATGTCTGGACGCCTGTTGTTTTCCGTCTTATTGTCCGCCGCCATGCGCGGCGTCCGCGTGCGCCTGTTGCTCGACGACAACAATACCCAGGGGCTGGACAGCATCCTGCGCCTGCTGGACGCGCATCCTAACTTTGATGTCCGGCTGTTCAATCCCTTTTCGTTCCGCTCCCTGCGCGCGCTGGGCTATCTCACCGATTTCGCCCGTCTCAATCGCCGGATGCACAACAAGAGTTTTACCGTGGACGGCGAGGTCACCATTATCGGTGGGCGAAACATCGGTGATGCCTATTTTGGCGCAGGTGAAGAGCCGCTCTTTTCCGATCTGGACGTGATGGCGACTGGCCCGGTGGTGCAGGATGTGGCCAACGATTTTGAGCGCTACTGGAACTGCGCCTCGGTCTCCACGCTCCAGCAGGTGCTGGAGCTTTCCGAGGCGGAAATTGAAGATAAAATTCATCCCCCCGAAGAGTGGTATCGCGACGACATCACCCGCCGATATCTGGATAAATTACAGTCCAGCGACTTTATTACCAATCTGGAAGCGGGCAATTTGCCGCTGATTTGGGCCAAAACCCGGCTACTCAGTGACGATCCGCGTAAAGGGCAGGGGCGGGCAAAACGGCACTCGCTGCTGCCGCAGCGCCTGATGGGGGTGATGGGCTCGCCAGTGCAGCAAATCGATATCATCTCCGCTTATTTTGTTCCGACCCGTGCGGGGGTGGCGCTGCTGCTACAGATGGTGCGCAAAGGGGTGAAAGTCGCCATCCTCACCAATTCGCTGGCAGCAAACGACGTCTCCGTTGTGCATGCCGGTTATGCCCGCTGGCGAAAAAAGCTGTTGCGCCACGGCATCGAGCTTTATGAACTAAAGCCCATTCAGGATGGCGTACCGCCAGCGCACGATCGCGGGATCACCGGGAACTCCGGCTCCAGCCTGCATGCCAAGACGTTCAGCGTCGACGGCGAGAAAGTGTTTATCGGTTCACTTAATTTTGATCCCCGTTCAACCATGCTCAATACCGAGATGGGCTTTGTCATTGAAAGCGAGAAGCTGGCAAGGATGATCCATACCCGGTTCGTGCGCAGCCAGCGCCATGAAGCCTGGCAACTCCGGCTGGATAAAATGGGACGTCTGAACTGGATTGAGCGTAAGGAGGGGCAGGAGATCGTGCATAAAAAGGAGCCCAAAACCCGCTTCTGGCAGCGGATGCTGGTGCGTCTGGCCTACTGGCTGCCGGTAGAGTGGCTGCTGTAATGACGCGCCGGTTCAGCGACCGGCGCGCAACGGCTTAGCTGGTAACCTGCGGTGATTTTTCCGCCTTGGCGGCCGGTTTGCCGGAAAAGAGAAAGCGCAGCAGCGGAATACGCAGATGAATTTCGTATAGCGCAATGGCAATGCCTACCACAAACACCAGCCCACAGATAAAGCCAAGCAGATTTGAGCTGATATGCGGCGTAATGTAGGCGCCAAAGAAGAGCGTTAACGGATGGTGCACCAGATAAATGAACAGCGAGGCGTTGACGAAATAGGTGACGCGCGCCGATTTAAAGTTCAGCAGGCGGTGTCCCAGCGCAAAGACCACATTCACCATCCACAGCCCCAGCAGCATGGTGATCACGCTTTCGGTTTCATACATCCAGGCATCGCCGCTGCCATAACGCTGGTTGAGCAGATACGCGATAAATGCCAACAACGCCCCGAGGGCGCAGCCGCGTGACGGCGTGGTAAACAGCGCTTTCAGCTTCGGATGCACAAACGCCAGGGCGCCAATCAGGAGGAAGGGCAGGTAGAAGAGCGTCTGCATTACCACAAAATTAAACAGGCCGTCGCTGAGGATCGGTGACCAGACGAGTAAAAGCGTGCGGCGCAGCGCGGCATAGATGATACCCAGGATTAAAAACAGCACCGACAGCTTGCCCCAGGTGATATCGCCAAAAAAGGCGTCCGACCGGGCGCTGAGATGCTGGCGCATGCGGCTGAAGAGCCACAGGCTGACCGTGGTCATCACCACCAGCACCAGCAGGAACCACAGATGAGAGACCAGTTCCCAGGCGAGGGTGTTGTATTTATCGTACAGCGACAGGGTGTGCCAGCAATCCGCTTTGCCTTTGACATGTTGCAGCATGATGAATTGCGGCAGCGTCAGCAGGGGGATGGCGGTAAGCATCGGAATACCGACGCGCTCCACGCGCACTTTCCACCAGCGTTTAAGCGGGTAGCGCAAAAAAAGCATGTAAGAGAAGTAGCCCGAAATAACGAAAAAGACCTGCATCCGGAAGGAGTGGATAAAATCGTTAAACAGCGTCAGCCACCACGACGACTCCGCACTATTGACGTGCCAGACGTGGCTCGAATAAATCAAGGAAATGTGAAAAGGGATCCCCAGCAGCATGAGCCATGCCCGGATGGAATCAAGGAAATATTCGCGTTGTGCGGGTACGGTACTCATATAACGTTGCGCATTCTCAGACTTTTCGTCTTATCCCTAAGACCAATAGTGTTTACATTCGGTGCCAACCCTACACGAAGTCTGACACACTGTCTCCAGGATAAGCACGCAAAGTGAAAACGGGTTACTTTCACTTGCTTAAACCATGAGCCAGCACGCTGAACAAAGCGGTGATTATGTTGTCGGAATGCCTGATTTTCCATTAAAATGGATCGGATCGATATAAGCACACAAAGGGGGAAGTGCTTACTTATTATGAAACATAAACCACAAATGATGAAAATGCGTTGGTTAGGAGCGGCAGTCCTGTTGTCTCTGTATACCTCATCGGCCCTGGCCTTTACCATCGACGATGTCGCAAAACAGGCAAAATCGATGGCCAGTAAAGGGTACGAAGCGCCAAAAAGTAACTTACCCTCCGTTTTCCGCGACATGAAATATGCGGACTATCAGCAGATCCAGTTTAATCACGATAAAGCTTACTGGAATAAAATTAAAACCCCGTTCAAGCTCGAGTTTTACCATCAGGGGATGTACTTCGACACGCCTGTCACCATTAATGAAGTGACCGCTAACGCGGTACGCAAAATCAAGTACAGCCCGGACTACTTTAATTTCGGCAATGTGCAACACGATAAAGACACCGTGAAAGATTTAGGCTTCGCGGGCTTCAAAGTGCTTTATCCCATCAACAGTAAAGATAAAAACGACGAAATTGTCAGCATGTTGGGGGCAAGCTATTTCCGTGTGATTGGCGGCGGCCAGGTTTATGGCCTCTCTGCACGCGGTCTGGCGATTGATACCGCGCTGCCTTCCGGGGAAGAGTTCCCACGCTTTCGCGAGTTCTGGATCGAACGTCCAAAACCAACCGACAAACGCCTGACCATCTATGCGCTGCTGGATTCCCCGCGCGCAACGGGCGCCTATCGCTTTGTCATTATTCCTGGCCGCGATACGGTGGTCGACGTGCAGTCTAAAGTCTATCTGCGCGATAAAGTCGGCAAACTGGGCGTTGCTCCGCTGACCAGTATGTTCCTGTTCGGGCCAAACCAGCCTTCTCCTGCCACCAATTTCCGCCCGGAACTGCACGACTCTAACGGTCTGTCGATCCTTGCTGGCAACGGGGAGTGGATCTGGCGTCCGCTGAACAACCCGAAACACCTGGCGGTAAGCAGCTTCAGCATGGAGAACCCGCAGGGGTTTGGCTTGCTCCAGCGTGGCCGTCAGTTCTCCCGCTTTGAAGATCTGGACGATCGTTACGATCTGCGCCCAAGCGCCTGGATCACTCCGAAAGGCGAGTGGGGCAAAGGCAAAGTGGAGCTGGTAGAGATCCCAACCAACGACGAAACCAACGACAACATCGTCGCGTACTGGACGCCGGACCAGCTGCCGGAAGCCGGTAAAGAGATGAACTTCAACTACAGCATCACCATGAGCCGCGATGAAGACAAGCTGCATGCGCCGGACAACGCGTATGTTCTGCAAACCCGCCGCTCAACAGGGGATGTGAAACAGTCCAATCTGATTCGCCAGCCTGATGGCACCATCGCGTTTGTCGTTGATTTCACCGGCCAGGATATGAAGAGCCTGGCACCGGAAACCCCGGTCACCGCTCAGGCGAGCATTGGTGACAATGGTGAGATCGTTGAGAATAGCGTGCGGTATAACCCGGTCACCAAAGGCTGGCGTTTAACCCTGCGCATTAAAGTGAAAGACGCGAAACAGCCGACTGAGATGCGTGCCGCCCTGGTCAACGCCGATCAGCCGTTGAGTGAAACCTGGAGCTATCAGCTACCTGCCAATGAATAAGATAACTGAGTATATCGATGCCATGCCGCTGACCGATATCGAGAAGGCGGCACTGCCGAAGGGTGACATCAGCGCGGTTCACACCGCGCTGGATGCCGATCATCATCCGTTTACGCGTGAAGATGATACCCCGCTGGGCTCGGTTAAAAGCCGTCTCGAACAGGCCTGGCCCGATTCACTGGCTGAAGGCCAGCTGATCCGCGATGACGAAGGGCGCACCCAGCTTGAGGCGATGCCGAAAGCGACGCGCTCCTCCATGTTCCCGGATCCCTGGCGCACCAACCCGGTGGGCCGTTTCTGGGATCGCCTGCGCGGCCGCGACACCAATCCGCGCTATCTCTCTCGCCTCTCTAAAGAGCAGCAGGCCAGCGAGGAAAAATGGCGTACCGTCGGCAGTATTCGCCGCTACATCCTGCTGCTGTTGACCATCGCGCAGACCGTCGTCGCCACCTGGTATATGAAGACGATTCTTCCTTACCAGGGCTGGGCGCTGATCAATCCGGCCGATATGTTCGACCAGGATCTGCTGGTCTCGTTTATGCAGCTGCTGCCTTATATTCTGCAAAGCGGCATCCTGCTGCTGTTCGCCATCCTCTTCTGCTGGGTATCGGCCGGTTTCTGGACCGCGCTGATGGGCTTCCTGCAGCTGCTGATAGGCCGGGATAAGTACAGCATTTCGCACTCTACGGTGGGGGATGAACCCCTCAATCCTGAACACCGTACCGCGCTTATCATGCCTATCTGTAACGAAGATGTGGATCGCGTTTTTGCCGGCCTGCGCGCCACCTGGGAGTCGGTTAAAGCTACCGGTAACGCCGAACACTTCGACGTTTACATCCTGAGTGACAGCTACAACCCGGACATCTGCGTGGCAGAACAGAAAGCGTGGATGGAGCTTATTGCCGAAGTGCAGGGCGAAGGGCAGATCTTCTACCGCCGTCGTCGTCGTCGCGTTAAGCGTAAAAGCGGTAATATCGATGACTTCTGCCGTCGATGGGGCAGTCAGTACAGCTATATGGTGGTGCTGGATGCCGACTCGGTGATGACCGGTGAGTGTCTGACGGGCCTTGTGCGCCTGATGGAAGCGAACCCGAATGCCGGGATCATTCAGTCTTCGCCGAAAGCGTCGGGCATGGATACGCTGTACGCGCGTTGCCAGCAGTTTGCGACCCGCGTCTACGGGCCGCTGTTTACTGCCGGTCTGCACTTCTGGCAGTTGGGTGAGTCGCACTACTGGGGGCATAACGCCATCATCCGCGTGAAGCCGTTCATTGAGCACTGTGCGCTGGCGCCGCTGCCGGGTGAAGGCTCGTTCGCGGGCTCGATCCTGTCGCACGACTTCGTGGAAGCCGCGCTGATGCGTCGTGCCGGTTGGGGGGTGTGGATCGCCTATGACCTGCCGGGCTCCTATGAAGAGTTGCCGCCAAACCTGCTGGATGAACTGAAGCGTGACCGCCGCTGGTGTCACGGGAACCTTATGAACTTCCGTCTGTTCCTCGTGAAAGGGATGCACCCGGTACACCGCGCCGTCTTCCTGACCGGCGTAATGTCCTACCTCTCCGCGCCGCTGTGGTTTATGTTCCTGGCCCTGTCGACTGCCCTGCAGGTGGTACACGCCCTGACCGAGCCGCAGTACTTCCTGCAGCCGCGCCAGCTGTTCCCGGTCTGGCCGCAGTGGCGCCCTGAGCTGGCGATAGCGCTCTTTGCCTCGACAATGGTGCTGCTCTTCCTGCCGAAGCTGCTGAGTATTGTGCTCATCTGGTGCAAGGGCTCGAAGGAGTACGGTGGTTTCTTCCGCGTGACGCTCTCCCTGCTGCTGGAGGTCTTATTCTCCGTGCTGCTGGCGCCGGTGCGTATGTTGTTCCACACCGTCTTCGTGGTCAGCGCCTTCCTCGGCTGGGAAGTGGTCTGGAACTCGCCGCAGCGTGACGATGACTCTACGCCGTGGAGCGAAGCGTTTATGCGTCACGGTTCGCAGATGCTGCTCGGTCTGGTCTGGGCGGTGGGCATGGCGTGGCTGGACTTGCGCTTCCTGTTCTGGCTGGCGCCGATTGTCTTCTCGCTGATCCTCTCCCCGTTTGTGTCGGTGATTTCAAGCCGTTCGACGGTGGGTCTGCGCACCAAACGCTGGAAGCTGTTCCTGATCCCGGAAGAGTATTCACCGCCGCAGGTGCTGGTTGATACAGACAAGTATCTGGAGCTCAACCGCAGTCGTTCGCTGGAAGATGGGTTTATGCATGCGGTGTTTAACCCGTCATTCAACGCCCTGGCCATCGCTATGGCGACTGCCCGTCACCGTGCCAGCCGTGTGCTGGAGATCGCCCGCGATCGTCACGTTGAGCAGGCGCTGAACGAGACGCCAGAGAAGCTGAACCGCGACCGTCGTCTGGTGCTGCTAAGCGATCCTGTCACCATGGCGCGGATGCATCATCGTGTCTGGGCCGCCCCGGAGAAATACTCTTCGTGGGTGAACTATTACCAGACGCTGAAGCTGAATCCGCAGGCATTGAAAGCGAAGTGATGTGTCGGAAGGCGCTACGCTTACCCGGCCTACAAAATCTGTAGGCCCGTGCAAGCGCAGCGCCGCCAGGCAAATAAATACCGGCCCTGGAGCCGGTATTTTTATCTTTTGAGGTACTGGATGAGATTTTTCATCGTCATCACAATGGCGCTATTACTGAGCGGCTGCGGCAGTATCATTAGCCGGACGATCCCAGGTCAAGGACACGGCAATCAATATTACCCGGGCGTGCAATGGGATGTCCGTGACTCCGCATGGCGCTACCTGACGATACTCGATCTGCCGTTCTCCCTGGTCTTCGATACGCTACTGCTGCCCATCGACGCTCAGCACGGGCCCTATGAATAATTAACGTTCGTCCCACTCATCCGCTGCGGTTTGTCCCTCTTCGGTATCCAGCGGCGGCTCAAGCTGGAATTCACCCTCATCCCATTCATGCAGGGTGTTCTCTTCCAGCCACTCCTGACGCAGCTCAATCTCGTCATAATCGCCATCAAACACCGCCTGAGCCGCTTCGCCGCTCAGTACGGGCAGGCACTCGCCGTCTTCGCCGTCATCGGCAAAAAATTCGGCCTGCCACATAATGTCCCCATCCTGCATGACATATTTCTGGATATTGAGTTGCTCAATATTCGCGTCTTCTTCCTCAATGCCGGGATTATCGGCGAGAAACTCTTCGCGCGCGGCATCAATCGCTTCCTCTAAAGTGGCAAACATAGTCATCGGCGTCTCCCTGTGAATTGACGTGGTGTTCAGGGAAAGAATAGCTGATTCTCCATAATTGCAAGTATGAAAGCGGCAAAAGCCTTCACGCAGCGGTCTTAATCGGCGGCAGAGACCTTATCTGATTCCGGAATAGCCCTGGGTCGGCGCACGGCACGGGACAGACTGAACCACGAATAGATCGCGTTGAATAGCACCACGCAGGCGGTGACGATAAATACCGCGCGAAAACCGTAGCTGGCGGCAATACCGGCCCCCAGAAGAGGGCCGGTGACGTTGCCGATATCGCGGAACGACTGGTTGTAGCTGAAGATTCGTCCGGCAATCTGATTGGTAGAGTTATAGACCAGCAGGGTCTGCACCGCAGGCAGCAGGGCACCATCGGCCGCCCCGAGTAAAAAGCGCAGAACACCCAGCTGCCACGGGGATTGCACAAATGACATCGGGATGAGGAGCAGCACAGAGA encodes the following:
- the csgD gene encoding biofilm master transcriptional regulator CsgD, with translation MFNEVHSLHGQSLLLVTKPSLQATALLQHLKHSLTLSGKLHSIQRSFDDIAPGSIILFDMMEADKKLIQYWQDILSRKNNNIRVLLLNTPEEYPFRDIESWPHINGVFYVNEDETRVVEGLQGVLRGECYFSQKLASYLITHSGNYRYNSSESALLTHREKEILNKLRIGASNNEIARSLFISENTVKTHLYNLFKKIAVKNRTQAVSWANDNLRR
- the csgB gene encoding curli minor subunit CsgB, whose translation is MKNKLLLMLTLLGAPGFVFAATDLASAEYNFAVNELSKSSYNQAAIIGQAGVNNNANVQQHGQKLLSVVSQEGGNNRANIDQSGSYNLAYIDQKGNSNNASINQGAYGNTAVIIQKGSGNKANITQYGTQKTAVVVQRQSQMAIRVIQR
- the csgA gene encoding curli major subunit CsgA, producing the protein MKLLKVAVIAAIVVSGSAMAGSVPQWGNNHGGNGNNNVSPESLTVYQYGGRNNVDALQSDARGSEITVRQNGFGNDADLSQGADSSEISLTQRGQGNDATISQWSGRNLSATVSQSGGRNEVDLRQTMNGASANITQVGFGNTVTAGQH
- the csgC gene encoding curli assembly chaperone CsgC, with product MNTLLLLAALTSQITFQTTTEGENVTIIPQVTVTEPCLCQVQILTSRSGPGGQSTSRQQNTVSLPANKTVNLSRMTLNSGPNDKINVIVTVSDGKSLHLSQQWPPSKA
- a CDS encoding type 1 fimbrial protein, which translates into the protein MMVSSHITLAAAFVAAVTLTPVCTANVIHFIGRIVEEPCNITPDARALTVSCPQNNRMSVQQVSYKEALDGRVNAADLATVSMKYINPEKSLAIVQVDYR
- the ymdB gene encoding O-acetyl-ADP-ribose deacetylase, which gives rise to MYSRIEVFHGDITTLHVDVVVNAANPSLMGGGGVDGAIHRAAGPALLEACKLVRQQQGECAPGQAVITLAGNLPAKAVIHTVGPVWHGGEHHEARLLEEAYRNSLNLAAANGYQTLAFPAISTGVYGYPRAAAAEIAVNTVSDYLTLKPLPERVYFVCYDEENARLYKRLLTQRGQETDA
- a CDS encoding phospholipase D family protein, which gives rise to MKKMPDYTSDCLPNEDRKPTHNTRLGRAIAPVSSSHPGLCGLLPLDNSLDAFACRFRLAEMAEKTLDVQYYIWEDDMSGRLLFSVLLSAAMRGVRVRLLLDDNNTQGLDSILRLLDAHPNFDVRLFNPFSFRSLRALGYLTDFARLNRRMHNKSFTVDGEVTIIGGRNIGDAYFGAGEEPLFSDLDVMATGPVVQDVANDFERYWNCASVSTLQQVLELSEAEIEDKIHPPEEWYRDDITRRYLDKLQSSDFITNLEAGNLPLIWAKTRLLSDDPRKGQGRAKRHSLLPQRLMGVMGSPVQQIDIISAYFVPTRAGVALLLQMVRKGVKVAILTNSLAANDVSVVHAGYARWRKKLLRHGIELYELKPIQDGVPPAHDRGITGNSGSSLHAKTFSVDGEKVFIGSLNFDPRSTMLNTEMGFVIESEKLARMIHTRFVRSQRHEAWQLRLDKMGRLNWIERKEGQEIVHKKEPKTRFWQRMLVRLAYWLPVEWLL
- the mdoC gene encoding glucans biosynthesis protein MdoC, with amino-acid sequence MSTVPAQREYFLDSIRAWLMLLGIPFHISLIYSSHVWHVNSAESSWWLTLFNDFIHSFRMQVFFVISGYFSYMLFLRYPLKRWWKVRVERVGIPMLTAIPLLTLPQFIMLQHVKGKADCWHTLSLYDKYNTLAWELVSHLWFLLVLVVMTTVSLWLFSRMRQHLSARSDAFFGDITWGKLSVLFLILGIIYAALRRTLLLVWSPILSDGLFNFVVMQTLFYLPFLLIGALAFVHPKLKALFTTPSRGCALGALLAFIAYLLNQRYGSGDAWMYETESVITMLLGLWMVNVVFALGHRLLNFKSARVTYFVNASLFIYLVHHPLTLFFGAYITPHISSNLLGFICGLVFVVGIAIALYEIHLRIPLLRFLFSGKPAAKAEKSPQVTS
- the mdoG gene encoding glucans biosynthesis protein MdoG, with product MMKMRWLGAAVLLSLYTSSALAFTIDDVAKQAKSMASKGYEAPKSNLPSVFRDMKYADYQQIQFNHDKAYWNKIKTPFKLEFYHQGMYFDTPVTINEVTANAVRKIKYSPDYFNFGNVQHDKDTVKDLGFAGFKVLYPINSKDKNDEIVSMLGASYFRVIGGGQVYGLSARGLAIDTALPSGEEFPRFREFWIERPKPTDKRLTIYALLDSPRATGAYRFVIIPGRDTVVDVQSKVYLRDKVGKLGVAPLTSMFLFGPNQPSPATNFRPELHDSNGLSILAGNGEWIWRPLNNPKHLAVSSFSMENPQGFGLLQRGRQFSRFEDLDDRYDLRPSAWITPKGEWGKGKVELVEIPTNDETNDNIVAYWTPDQLPEAGKEMNFNYSITMSRDEDKLHAPDNAYVLQTRRSTGDVKQSNLIRQPDGTIAFVVDFTGQDMKSLAPETPVTAQASIGDNGEIVENSVRYNPVTKGWRLTLRIKVKDAKQPTEMRAALVNADQPLSETWSYQLPANE
- the mdoH gene encoding glucans biosynthesis glucosyltransferase MdoH; the encoded protein is MNKITEYIDAMPLTDIEKAALPKGDISAVHTALDADHHPFTREDDTPLGSVKSRLEQAWPDSLAEGQLIRDDEGRTQLEAMPKATRSSMFPDPWRTNPVGRFWDRLRGRDTNPRYLSRLSKEQQASEEKWRTVGSIRRYILLLLTIAQTVVATWYMKTILPYQGWALINPADMFDQDLLVSFMQLLPYILQSGILLLFAILFCWVSAGFWTALMGFLQLLIGRDKYSISHSTVGDEPLNPEHRTALIMPICNEDVDRVFAGLRATWESVKATGNAEHFDVYILSDSYNPDICVAEQKAWMELIAEVQGEGQIFYRRRRRRVKRKSGNIDDFCRRWGSQYSYMVVLDADSVMTGECLTGLVRLMEANPNAGIIQSSPKASGMDTLYARCQQFATRVYGPLFTAGLHFWQLGESHYWGHNAIIRVKPFIEHCALAPLPGEGSFAGSILSHDFVEAALMRRAGWGVWIAYDLPGSYEELPPNLLDELKRDRRWCHGNLMNFRLFLVKGMHPVHRAVFLTGVMSYLSAPLWFMFLALSTALQVVHALTEPQYFLQPRQLFPVWPQWRPELAIALFASTMVLLFLPKLLSIVLIWCKGSKEYGGFFRVTLSLLLEVLFSVLLAPVRMLFHTVFVVSAFLGWEVVWNSPQRDDDSTPWSEAFMRHGSQMLLGLVWAVGMAWLDLRFLFWLAPIVFSLILSPFVSVISSRSTVGLRTKRWKLFLIPEEYSPPQVLVDTDKYLELNRSRSLEDGFMHAVFNPSFNALAIAMATARHRASRVLEIARDRHVEQALNETPEKLNRDRRLVLLSDPVTMARMHHRVWAAPEKYSSWVNYYQTLKLNPQALKAK
- a CDS encoding YceK/YidQ family lipoprotein, which encodes MRFFIVITMALLLSGCGSIISRTIPGQGHGNQYYPGVQWDVRDSAWRYLTILDLPFSLVFDTLLLPIDAQHGPYE
- a CDS encoding MysB family protein, which gives rise to MTMFATLEEAIDAAREEFLADNPGIEEEDANIEQLNIQKYVMQDGDIMWQAEFFADDGEDGECLPVLSGEAAQAVFDGDYDEIELRQEWLEENTLHEWDEGEFQLEPPLDTEEGQTAADEWDER